In Desulfovibrio sp. 86, the following proteins share a genomic window:
- a CDS encoding phosphomannomutase, whose amino-acid sequence MNTPLSCFKAYDIRGRVPDALNAPLAHALGRAVVEVLGARHVVLGRDARLSGPLLRDALASGLRAAGANVTDIGLCGTEEIYYAAANRPFDAGIMITGSHNPADENGFKLVRGGAIPVSGDSGLFALRDRVAELLTEDARAATADAPYPALHEDCFRGEYVRWLLDYSGAGQNAPAKGRRPLKIVADAGNGCAGLVLQELVKGLPFDFTCLHMEPDGSFPNGVPNPLLPERRAATAAAVREAGADMGIAWDGDFDRCFFYDGNGNFIESYYCIGLLAQELLRRAPGGKVVHDTRVYWNTREVVLAAGGQPVMGKTGHAFMKERMRAEDAVYGGEMSAHHYFRDFAYCDSGMLPWLLVATLLHRTGRPLAELVAERMNAYPCSGEINRRVQDAPALMKLVREQYAPYALHEDSMDGVNLEFANWRFNLRMSNTEPLLRLNVETRGNRALLEDKTAELLHLLESRNGAVLA is encoded by the coding sequence ATGAACACGCCCCTTTCCTGCTTCAAAGCCTATGACATTCGTGGCCGTGTGCCCGATGCTCTCAATGCCCCCCTGGCGCATGCCCTGGGCCGGGCCGTGGTGGAAGTGCTTGGCGCGCGCCATGTGGTGCTGGGTCGGGACGCCCGCCTTTCCGGGCCTCTGCTGCGCGACGCCCTTGCCAGCGGCCTTCGCGCGGCCGGGGCCAATGTTACGGATATCGGCCTCTGCGGTACGGAAGAAATTTATTATGCCGCCGCCAACAGGCCCTTTGATGCGGGCATCATGATCACCGGCAGCCATAACCCGGCGGATGAAAACGGCTTCAAGCTCGTGCGTGGCGGGGCCATTCCCGTGAGTGGCGATTCCGGCCTGTTCGCCCTGCGCGACCGGGTGGCTGAACTGCTGACGGAGGATGCCCGCGCTGCCACTGCGGACGCGCCCTACCCTGCCCTGCACGAGGATTGTTTCAGAGGCGAATACGTGCGCTGGCTGCTCGATTACAGCGGCGCGGGCCAGAACGCGCCCGCGAAGGGCCGCAGGCCCCTCAAAATCGTGGCCGATGCGGGCAATGGCTGCGCGGGCCTTGTGCTGCAAGAACTGGTAAAAGGCCTGCCCTTTGATTTCACCTGCCTGCATATGGAGCCTGACGGATCGTTTCCCAACGGCGTACCCAACCCGCTCTTGCCGGAACGCCGCGCCGCCACCGCCGCTGCCGTGCGCGAGGCCGGAGCGGATATGGGCATCGCCTGGGACGGAGACTTTGACCGCTGCTTTTTTTATGACGGCAACGGCAATTTCATTGAGAGCTACTACTGCATAGGTCTGCTGGCACAGGAATTGCTGCGGCGCGCTCCCGGCGGCAAGGTGGTTCATGACACGCGCGTCTACTGGAACACCCGTGAAGTGGTGCTTGCCGCAGGCGGCCAGCCTGTCATGGGCAAAACCGGCCATGCCTTCATGAAGGAGCGCATGCGGGCCGAAGACGCCGTATACGGCGGCGAAATGAGCGCCCACCACTATTTTCGAGATTTTGCCTACTGCGATTCAGGCATGCTGCCCTGGCTGCTGGTGGCAACACTGCTGCACCGCACAGGTCGCCCCCTGGCGGAGCTTGTGGCCGAGCGCATGAACGCCTATCCGTGCAGCGGCGAAATCAACCGCCGCGTGCAGGACGCGCCTGCCCTTATGAAGCTTGTGAGGGAACAGTACGCCCCCTACGCCCTCCACGAAGACAGCATGGATGGCGTGAACCTGGAATTTGCGAACTGGCGCTTCAACCTGCGCATGTCCAATACTGAACCGCTGCTGCGCCTCAATGTGGAAACCCGCGGCAACCGCGCCCTGCTGGAAGACAAAACCGCCGAACTCCTGCACCTGCTGGAGTCGCGAAA